A window of Citrus sinensis cultivar Valencia sweet orange chromosome 7, DVS_A1.0, whole genome shotgun sequence contains these coding sequences:
- the LOC102628666 gene encoding uncharacterized protein LOC102628666 isoform X1 yields the protein MDAIISSALEEICSQGQNGLPLSSLWTRLNTDDSLKESVYSNLLKVRSLQFQSPKNVAFDANDAVIQRLEDAEKLGLKIVASSQLRDNFVGLYDSSSNSGLSAPQRRVLERLAITRSSGITQSQLAKEFGIEGNNFFYIVKNLECKGLIVRQPAILRTKEADSEGELKTSSCVTTNLIYLYRYAKHLDSQQRFEVSKEATTAEGFGNANEKAVNGDGLPKDCAKEDVHIKDFLPAMKAICDKLEEANGKVLVVTDIKQNLGYCGSSSGHKAWRNICQRLKDAGVVEEFDAEVNEKVERCLRLLKAFSSKLFEPKSFGCGDSFENEQLKFGRKFRKTEQLVELPVDHQIYDMVDAEGSEGLAVMEVCDRLGIDKKKNYSRFCNMFSRFGMHLQAENHKKTVAFRVWTSGNSNSRSSNAFLSKLNVDIDNLDDVSHGAAQTFLGNDHSTSGGDTANPGHKTDTEINTGTCCASFGEGENNCIVSCPEQELVHEPSGMAAEGEFDLVSTAMKKNVSPAETKVLAPSKPLKNPSPFLTPNYLRREQRILERLQDEKFILRSELLKWLTSLEDACTTVDRKVVGRILANLQQQGHCKCVNINVPVVTNCGRSRITQVVLHPSVQSLTPDLLSEIHDRIRNFEIQVHGRGSSKWKKNESVPVLDGVQRTHSRVDSDEKAIRSEAMRANGFVLAKMVRAKLLHSFLWDYLSSSSGWDESGKLVPDLKNPCSSCYLFSLEAAIKNIPLELFLQVAGSTQKFDDMIEKCKRGLCLSNLPIQEYRLMMNTQATGRLSLIIDILRRLKLIRLVSNGHSDNGTKILHANLTHAMELKPYIEEPPTVAATSNSMSLDLRPRIRHDFIFSNREAVNEYWQTLEYCYAAADSRAASHAFPGSAVHEVFHYRSWTSVRVMTADQRAELLKRIVRDNVREKIPFKECEKIAKDLSLTLEQVLRVYYDKRHQRLDRFQGASGANGNEFAPLKNKCSSSQKRKKSLEERSVKRSRVDAVTRQLVGLTGATNEFVEEQNPSAVYSGEPDFHKEDDHLEMVGEPGLSDEDDECHSLLSQLAFSKLRPSRQKRFSWTDEADRQLVIQYVRHRSALGAKFHRVDWASVPNLPASPGACARRMSSLKRSIQFRKAVMKLCNMLCERYAKHLEKIQNMSMDNIDSGVLRRSSFKEGLKLNSSNSVEHTEDAGFGKERWDDFDDKDIGSALEGVLRLKQMAKLGASENVESIYEECSNNLEESGLASPTTFSDQNLGMEQHKDAARRTKYHHRHRKIIKLLNERINASKEVFESLAVSSAIELFKIVFLSTSTTPELQNLLAETLRRYSEHDLFAAFSYLRERKFMIGGNGNPFVLSQLFLQSLSKSPFPMNTGKRAAKFSSWLHEKEKDLKAGGVNLNADLQCGDIFHLLALVSSGELYISPCLPDEGVGEAEDLRCLKRKNEEKELYVTDKGKKLKSLMEGELVSRREKGFPGIMVSVCRATISVANAIEMFKDGQSCTGELHGNSEFKTTLEKNGCSSCQSDYMKEILDFGHVVPLVGSSSEPPWDSMTAYAEYLSSNDQKQVGLFCPQVFKAVYSAIQKAGDQGLSIKEVCHVSEMPEENIAEFIIDVLQAFGRALKVNAYDSIRVIDALYRSKYFLTSIAGFPQDPNSQSLTRLLSRTYNSHLVQPENHDINGANLLENRKINVDDVHKVTILNLPEDVSEPLDETQTADLHEVSVQDDAFPKRNDEGESYTHSSAEVCKPILPWINGDGTVNSSVYNGLRRRVFGTVVQYPGISEDEIIRQTDIINPQSCKNLLELMILDGHLIVRKMHQTRHSGPPAILGTFFGSSFGNSKMVYREHFFANPMSTSIL from the exons ATGGACGCCATTATCTCGTCTGCTCTCGAAGAAATCTGTTCGCAAGGGCAAAACGGTCTTCCTCTGTCGTCTCTGTGGACAAGACTCAACACTGACGACTCTCTGAAAGAATCAGTTTACTCAAACCTCTTGAAAGTACGTTCGCTCCAGTTCCAGTCTCCCAAAAACGTCGCGTTTGACGCGAACGATGCCGTGATTCAGCGGCTCGAGGACGCGGAGAAGCTCGGCTTGAAGATCGTCGCCAGTTCGCAGCTTCGAGATAACTTCGTTGGATTGTACGACAGTTCGTCTAACTCTGGCCTTTCGGCTCCTCAACGCCGCGTGCTTGAGCGGCTTGCCATTACTAG ATCGAGTGGAATAACACAAAGTCAGCTTGCTAAGGAATTTGGTATTGAAGggaataactttttttatattgtgaaaAACCTTGAATGCAAAGGGTTGATTGTGAGGCAACCAGCAATTTTGAGGACAAAGGAAGCTGACAGTGAAGGAGAGTTAAAAACCAGTTCATGTGTGACCACCAATTTAATATACTTATATCGCTATGCAAAGCATTTGGATTCGCAACAAAGATTTGAGGTCAGCAAGGAAGCAACAACTGCGGAGGGTTTCGGGAATGCAAATGAAAAGGCTGTTAATGGAGATGGTCTCCCCAAGGACTGTGCGAAAGAGGATGTGCACATAAAGGATTTTCTACCAGCGATGAAAGCTATTTGTGATAAGCTTGAAGAAGCAAATGGCAAG GTTCTTGTTGTCACAGATATTAAGCAAAACTTAGGTTATTGTGGATCATCATCAGGACACAAGGCTTGGAGAAAT ATTTGTCAGCGGTTGAAAGATGCTGGTGTTGTTGAGGAGTTTGATGCAGAAGTGAATGAGAAG GTTGAGCGATGCCTACGTTTGTTGAAAGCTTTTTCTTCAAAACTATTTGAGCCAAAGTCTTTTGGATGTGGAGATAGTTTTGAGAACGAACAACTgaaatttggaagaaaatttcGTAAAACTGAACAACTTGTAGAACTTCCTGTTGACCATCAAATTTATGATATGGTTGATGCTGAGGGATCTGAGGGTCTTGCTGTTATGGAG GTTTGTGACAGGCTTGGAATTGATAAGAAGAAGAACTATTCTCGGTTTTGTAACATGTTCTCTAGATTTGGAATGCATCTGCAGGCAGAGAACCATAAAAAAACTGTGGCATTTCGAGTTTGGACGTCTGGAAACTCTAATTCTAGATCTTCTAATGCATTTCTAAGTAAATTAAACGTTGACATAGACAATCTGGATGATGTTTCTCATGGAGCGGCTCAAACCTTTCTTGGGAATGATCATTCAACTTCAGGAGGTGATACTGCTAATCCTGGACATAAGACTGACACTGAAATCAACACTGGAACTTGTTGTGCCTCCTTTGGAGAAGGTGAAAATAACTGTATAGTTTCATGTCCTGAGCAAGAGTTGGTCCATGAGCCAAGTGGTATGGCTGCTGAAGGAGAATTTGATTTAGTGAGTACggcaatgaaaaaaaatgtttctcCAGCAGAAACGAAAGTCCTTGCTCCCTCAAAACCACTTAAAAATCCATCCCCATTTTTGACTCCTAATTACTTGCGAAGGGAGCAAAGGATACTCGAACGCTTACag GATGAGAAGTTCATTTTGAGATCTGAGCTCCTAAAGTGGCTTACGAGTCTTGAGGACGCATGTACAACAGTTGACCGCAAGGTTGTTGGACGAATATTAGCAAACCTTCAGCAGCAAGGGCACTGCAAATGCGTAAATATTAATGTCCCAGTTGTCACAAATTGTGGCCGGAGCCGTATCACTCAGGTGGTTCTGCATCCTTCTGTTCAGAGTTTGACTCCAGACCTACTTAGTGAAATTCATGATAGAATAAGGAATTTTGAGATCCAAGTTCATGGCCGGGGCTCGTCTAAgtggaagaaaaatgaatcaGTTCCTGTATTGGATGGTGTCCAGAGAACTCATAGCCGTGTAGATTCAGATGAAAAAGCCATTAGATCAGAAGCTATGCGTGCTAATGGATTTGTTCTGGCAAAAATGGTTCGTGCAAAGCTGCTGCATAGCTTTCTATGGGATTATCTCAGTAGTTCATCTGGTTGGGATGAGTCTGGAAAACTTGTGCCTGACTTAAAAAATCCCTGCAGCTCATGCTATTTGTTTTCACTTGAAGCAGCCATTAAGAACATTCCACTTGAACTCTTCTTGCAAGTTGCAGGATCTACTCAAAAGTTTGATGATATGATCGAGAAGTGTAAGAGGGGTTTATGTCTTTCTAATCTTCCAATCCAAGAGTATCGACTTATGATGAATACTCAAGCAACTGGGAGACTATCATTGATCATTGACATTCTACGCCGGTTGAAG TTGATCCGGCTTGTAAGTAATGGACACTCAGATAACGGGACCAAGATCTTGCATGCCAATTTGACACATGCAATGGAACTTAAACCTTACATAGAGGAACCACCAACAGTAGCTGCAACATCCAACTCTATGTCTCTTGACCTTCGGCCACGAATCAGACATGATTTCATCTTCTCAAATAGAGAAGCTGTTAATGAATATTGGCAAACTTTAGAGTATTGTTATGCTGCTGCTGATTCAAGAGCTGCCTCACATGCATTTCCTGGATCTGCCGTTCATGAG GTTTTTCATTATCGGTCATGGACCTCAGTCCGGGTTATGACAGCTGATCAGCGTGCTGAGCTCCTGAAGCGTATAGTGAGGGATAACGTTCGTGAAAAGATCCCATTCAAAGAGTGTGAGAAAATTGCAAAGGATCTTAGTCTGACATTAGAGCAG GTGCTGCGCGTGTATTATGATAAGCGCCACCAACGTCTTGATAGATTTCAGGGTGCATCCGGTGCAAATGGGAATGAGTTTGCGCCACTGAAGAATAAATGTTCATCATCccagaaaagaaagaagtctTTAGAAGAAAGATCAGTGAAGCGCTCAAGAGTTGATGCTGTAACTAGACAATTGGTTGGGCTAACTGGTGCTACGAACGAGTTTGTGGAAGAACAAAATCCTTCAGCAGTTTATTCAGGAGAACCTGACTTTCATAAGGAGGATGATCATTTAGAAATGGTTGGAGAGCCTGGATTGAGCGACGAAGATGATGAGTGCCATTCCTTGCTTAGTCAACTTGCCTTTTCAAAGCTAAGGCCATCACGCCAAAAGAGATTCTCATGGACAGATGAAGCTGATAG GCAATTGGTGATCCAATATGTAAGACATCGTTCTGCTCTTGGGGCAAAATTTCATCGTGTGGATTGGGCCTCTGTTCCTAACCTTCCAGCATCTCCTGGTGCTTGTGCAAGAAGAATGTCATCACTAAAAAGAAGTATTCAATTTAGAAAGGCTGTCATGAAACTCTGTAATATGCTTTGTGAACGATACGCAAAGCATCTGGAAAAAATCCAGAACATGTCAATGGACAACATTGATAGCGGGGTGCTTAGGCGCAGCTCATTCAAGGAAGGCCTtaagttgaatagttcaaatTCTGTTGAGCACACTGAAGATGCAGGTTTTGGGAAGGAACGATgggatgattttgatgacaaaGATATTGGGAGTGCCCTTGAGGGAGTCCTTCGGTTGAAGCAAATGGCCAAATTGGGGGCATCAGAAAATGTAGAATCAATCTATGAGGAGTGTTCAAAt AATCTTGAGGAATCTGGATTGGCTTCTCCAACCACTTTTAGTGATCAGAACCTTGGCATGGAACAACATAAAGATGCTGCTCGAAGAACGAAATATCATCATCGACATCGAAAGATTATCAAGCTCTtgaatgaaagaataaatgCAAGTAAAGAAGTATTTGAATCTTTGGCTGTTTCCAGTGCCATAGAACTATTTAAGATTGTCTTTTTGAGCACCTCAACAACCCCAGAACTGCAAAATTTGCTGGCGGAAACTTTAAGGCGCTATTCAGAGCATGATCTTTTTGCGGCTTTTAGCTATCtcagagagagaaaatttatg ATTGGGGGAAATGGCAATCCTTTTGTACTTTCTCAACTGTTCTTGCAGAGTCTTTCTAAATCCCCTTTCCCAATGAACACTGGAAAGAGAGCTGCTAAATTTTCTAGTTGGCTtcatgaaaaggaaaaagaccTTAAGGCAGGGGGCGTCAATCTTAATGCAGATTTACAATGTGGGGACATTTTCCATTTGCTTGCTTTAGTTTCTTCTGGTGAACTTTACATTTCTCCATGCCTGCCAGACGAAGGTGTTGGAGAGGCTGAAGATTTGAGATGCTTAAAGCGAAAAAATGAGGAGAAAGAGCTATATGTCACCGATAAGggtaagaaattaaaatcctTAATGGAAGGTGAACTTGTTTCTCGCCGGGAAAAGGGTTTTCCAGGTATTATGGTATCTGTATGTCGTGCAACAATTTCAGTGGCCAATGCTATAGAGATGTTCAAAGACGGGCAAAGTTGCACCGGTGAACTACATGGGAATTCTGAATTCAAAACTACTTTGGAGAAAAATGGTTGTAGTTCTTGTCAGTCTGACTATATGAAGGAAATCCTTGACTTTGGCCATGTTGTTCCCTTGGTCGGAAGTTCTAGCGAACCACCTTGGGATTCAATGACAGCCTATGCTGAGTATCTGTCTAGCAATGACCAAAAACAAGTTGGCCTATTCTGTCCTCAAGTCTTCAAGGCTGTTTATTCTGCCATTCAGAAGGCCGGGGACCAGGGGTTGAGCATCAAGGAAGTTTGCCATGTATCGGAAATGCCAG AAGAAAACATTGCTGAATTCATCATTGATGTGCTGCAAGCATTTGGACGAGCATTGAAG GTAAATGCTTATGACTCAATTCGCGTCATCGATGCATTGTACCGGTCTAAATACTTTCTGACCTCCATTGCTGGGTTCCCTCAAGATCCTAATTCACAGTCTCTGACAAGGCTTTTAAGTAGAACCTACAATAGCCATCTGGTCCAGCCAGAAAACCATGATATCAATGGAGCTAATTTACTggagaatagaaaaattaatgttgatgATGTGCACAAAGTTACTATTCTTAATCTTCCTGAAGATGTTAGTGAGCCTTTGGATGAAACTCAAACTGCCGATTTGCATGAAGTCTCTGTGCAAGATGATGCTTTTCCTAAAAGGAATGATGAGGGTGAAAGCTACACACACTCGTCAGCTGAAGTATGTAAACCAATATTGCCATGGATAAATGGAGATGGAACTGTCAACAGTTCTGTCTACAATGGACTTCGTCGTCGTGTTTTTGGTACCGTTGTGCAATATCCTGGGATATCAGAG gATGAGATTATTCGCCAGACAGATATAATAAACCCTCAG AGCTGCAAAAACTTGTTGGAACTGATGATTTTGGATGGACACCTTATCGTGAGGAAGATGCATCAAACCAGACACAGTGGACCTCCTGCCATTCTTGGGACCTTCTTTGGGAGCAGCTTTGGAAATTCGAAGATGGTATACCGAGAACATTTCTTTGCGAATCCCATGAGTACATCTATATTGTAG
- the LOC102628666 gene encoding uncharacterized protein LOC102628666 isoform X2 codes for MDAIISSALEEICSQGQNGLPLSSLWTRLNTDDSLKESVYSNLLKVRSLQFQSPKNVAFDANDAVIQRLEDAEKLGLKIVASSQLRDNFVGLYDSSSNSGLSAPQRRVLERLAITRSSGITQSQLAKEFGIEGNNFFYIVKNLECKGLIVRQPAILRTKEADSEGELKTSSCVTTNLIYLYRYAKHLDSQQRFEVSKEATTAEGFGNANEKAVNGDGLPKDCAKEDVHIKDFLPAMKAICDKLEEANGKVLVVTDIKQNLGYCGSSSGHKAWRNICQRLKDAGVVEEFDAEVNEKVERCLRLLKAFSSKLFEPKSFGCGDSFENEQLKFGRKFRKTEQLVELPVDHQIYDMVDAEGSEGLAVMEVCDRLGIDKKKNYSRFCNMFSRFGMHLQAENHKKTVAFRVWTSGNSNSRSSNAFLSKLNVDIDNLDDVSHGAAQTFLGNDHSTSGGDTANPGHKTDTEINTGTCCASFGEGENNCIVSCPEQELVHEPSGMAAEGEFDLVSTAMKKNVSPAETKVLAPSKPLKNPSPFLTPNYLRREQRILERLQDEKFILRSELLKWLTSLEDACTTVDRKVVGRILANLQQQGHCKCVNINVPVVTNCGRSRITQVVLHPSVQSLTPDLLSEIHDRIRNFEIQVHGRGSSKWKKNESVPVLDGVQRTHSRVDSDEKAIRSEAMRANGFVLAKMVRAKLLHSFLWDYLSSSSGWDESGKLVPDLKNPCSSCYLFSLEAAIKNIPLELFLQVAGSTQKFDDMIEKCKRGLCLSNLPIQEYRLMMNTQATGRLSLIIDILRRLKLIRLVSNGHSDNGTKILHANLTHAMELKPYIEEPPTVAATSNSMSLDLRPRIRHDFIFSNREAVNEYWQTLEYCYAAADSRAASHAFPGSAVHEVFHYRSWTSVRVMTADQRAELLKRIVRDNVREKIPFKECEKIAKDLSLTLEQVLRVYYDKRHQRLDRFQGASGANGNEFAPLKNKCSSSQKRKKSLEERSVKRSRVDAVTRQLVGLTGATNEFVEEQNPSAVYSGEPDFHKEDDHLEMVGEPGLSDEDDECHSLLSQLAFSKLRPSRQKRFSWTDEADRQLVIQYVRHRSALGAKFHRVDWASVPNLPASPGACARRMSSLKRSIQFRKAVMKLCNMLCERYAKHLEKIQNMSMDNIDSGVLRRSSFKEGLKLNSSNSVEHTEDAGFGKERWDDFDDKDIGSALEGVLRLKQMAKLGASENVESIYEECSNNLEESGLASPTTFSDQNLGMEQHKDAARRTKYHHRHRKIIKLLNERINASKEVFESLAVSSAIELFKIVFLSTSTTPELQNLLAETLRRYSEHDLFAAFSYLRERKFMIGGNGNPFVLSQLFLQSLSKSPFPMNTGKRAAKFSSWLHEKEKDLKAGGVNLNADLQCGDIFHLLALVSSGELYISPCLPDEGVGEAEDLRCLKRKNEEKELYVTDKGKKLKSLMEGELVSRREKGFPGIMVSVCRATISVANAIEMFKDGQSCTGELHGNSEFKTTLEKNGCSSCQSDYMKEILDFGHVVPLVGSSSEPPWDSMTAYAEYLSSNDQKQVGLFCPQVFKAVYSAIQKAGDQGLSIKEVCHVSEMPEENIAEFIIDVLQAFGRALKVNAYDSIRVIDALYRSKYFLTSIAGFPQDPNSQSLTRLLSRTYNSHLVQPENHDINGANLLENRKINVDDVHKVTILNLPEDVSEPLDETQTADLHEVSVQDDAFPKRNDEGESYTHSSAEVCKPILPWINGDGTVNSSVYNGLRRRVFGTVVQYPGISEDEIIRQTDIINPQSCKNLLELMILDGHLIVRKMHQTRHSGPPAILGTFFGSSFGNSKMKLL; via the exons ATGGACGCCATTATCTCGTCTGCTCTCGAAGAAATCTGTTCGCAAGGGCAAAACGGTCTTCCTCTGTCGTCTCTGTGGACAAGACTCAACACTGACGACTCTCTGAAAGAATCAGTTTACTCAAACCTCTTGAAAGTACGTTCGCTCCAGTTCCAGTCTCCCAAAAACGTCGCGTTTGACGCGAACGATGCCGTGATTCAGCGGCTCGAGGACGCGGAGAAGCTCGGCTTGAAGATCGTCGCCAGTTCGCAGCTTCGAGATAACTTCGTTGGATTGTACGACAGTTCGTCTAACTCTGGCCTTTCGGCTCCTCAACGCCGCGTGCTTGAGCGGCTTGCCATTACTAG ATCGAGTGGAATAACACAAAGTCAGCTTGCTAAGGAATTTGGTATTGAAGggaataactttttttatattgtgaaaAACCTTGAATGCAAAGGGTTGATTGTGAGGCAACCAGCAATTTTGAGGACAAAGGAAGCTGACAGTGAAGGAGAGTTAAAAACCAGTTCATGTGTGACCACCAATTTAATATACTTATATCGCTATGCAAAGCATTTGGATTCGCAACAAAGATTTGAGGTCAGCAAGGAAGCAACAACTGCGGAGGGTTTCGGGAATGCAAATGAAAAGGCTGTTAATGGAGATGGTCTCCCCAAGGACTGTGCGAAAGAGGATGTGCACATAAAGGATTTTCTACCAGCGATGAAAGCTATTTGTGATAAGCTTGAAGAAGCAAATGGCAAG GTTCTTGTTGTCACAGATATTAAGCAAAACTTAGGTTATTGTGGATCATCATCAGGACACAAGGCTTGGAGAAAT ATTTGTCAGCGGTTGAAAGATGCTGGTGTTGTTGAGGAGTTTGATGCAGAAGTGAATGAGAAG GTTGAGCGATGCCTACGTTTGTTGAAAGCTTTTTCTTCAAAACTATTTGAGCCAAAGTCTTTTGGATGTGGAGATAGTTTTGAGAACGAACAACTgaaatttggaagaaaatttcGTAAAACTGAACAACTTGTAGAACTTCCTGTTGACCATCAAATTTATGATATGGTTGATGCTGAGGGATCTGAGGGTCTTGCTGTTATGGAG GTTTGTGACAGGCTTGGAATTGATAAGAAGAAGAACTATTCTCGGTTTTGTAACATGTTCTCTAGATTTGGAATGCATCTGCAGGCAGAGAACCATAAAAAAACTGTGGCATTTCGAGTTTGGACGTCTGGAAACTCTAATTCTAGATCTTCTAATGCATTTCTAAGTAAATTAAACGTTGACATAGACAATCTGGATGATGTTTCTCATGGAGCGGCTCAAACCTTTCTTGGGAATGATCATTCAACTTCAGGAGGTGATACTGCTAATCCTGGACATAAGACTGACACTGAAATCAACACTGGAACTTGTTGTGCCTCCTTTGGAGAAGGTGAAAATAACTGTATAGTTTCATGTCCTGAGCAAGAGTTGGTCCATGAGCCAAGTGGTATGGCTGCTGAAGGAGAATTTGATTTAGTGAGTACggcaatgaaaaaaaatgtttctcCAGCAGAAACGAAAGTCCTTGCTCCCTCAAAACCACTTAAAAATCCATCCCCATTTTTGACTCCTAATTACTTGCGAAGGGAGCAAAGGATACTCGAACGCTTACag GATGAGAAGTTCATTTTGAGATCTGAGCTCCTAAAGTGGCTTACGAGTCTTGAGGACGCATGTACAACAGTTGACCGCAAGGTTGTTGGACGAATATTAGCAAACCTTCAGCAGCAAGGGCACTGCAAATGCGTAAATATTAATGTCCCAGTTGTCACAAATTGTGGCCGGAGCCGTATCACTCAGGTGGTTCTGCATCCTTCTGTTCAGAGTTTGACTCCAGACCTACTTAGTGAAATTCATGATAGAATAAGGAATTTTGAGATCCAAGTTCATGGCCGGGGCTCGTCTAAgtggaagaaaaatgaatcaGTTCCTGTATTGGATGGTGTCCAGAGAACTCATAGCCGTGTAGATTCAGATGAAAAAGCCATTAGATCAGAAGCTATGCGTGCTAATGGATTTGTTCTGGCAAAAATGGTTCGTGCAAAGCTGCTGCATAGCTTTCTATGGGATTATCTCAGTAGTTCATCTGGTTGGGATGAGTCTGGAAAACTTGTGCCTGACTTAAAAAATCCCTGCAGCTCATGCTATTTGTTTTCACTTGAAGCAGCCATTAAGAACATTCCACTTGAACTCTTCTTGCAAGTTGCAGGATCTACTCAAAAGTTTGATGATATGATCGAGAAGTGTAAGAGGGGTTTATGTCTTTCTAATCTTCCAATCCAAGAGTATCGACTTATGATGAATACTCAAGCAACTGGGAGACTATCATTGATCATTGACATTCTACGCCGGTTGAAG TTGATCCGGCTTGTAAGTAATGGACACTCAGATAACGGGACCAAGATCTTGCATGCCAATTTGACACATGCAATGGAACTTAAACCTTACATAGAGGAACCACCAACAGTAGCTGCAACATCCAACTCTATGTCTCTTGACCTTCGGCCACGAATCAGACATGATTTCATCTTCTCAAATAGAGAAGCTGTTAATGAATATTGGCAAACTTTAGAGTATTGTTATGCTGCTGCTGATTCAAGAGCTGCCTCACATGCATTTCCTGGATCTGCCGTTCATGAG GTTTTTCATTATCGGTCATGGACCTCAGTCCGGGTTATGACAGCTGATCAGCGTGCTGAGCTCCTGAAGCGTATAGTGAGGGATAACGTTCGTGAAAAGATCCCATTCAAAGAGTGTGAGAAAATTGCAAAGGATCTTAGTCTGACATTAGAGCAG GTGCTGCGCGTGTATTATGATAAGCGCCACCAACGTCTTGATAGATTTCAGGGTGCATCCGGTGCAAATGGGAATGAGTTTGCGCCACTGAAGAATAAATGTTCATCATCccagaaaagaaagaagtctTTAGAAGAAAGATCAGTGAAGCGCTCAAGAGTTGATGCTGTAACTAGACAATTGGTTGGGCTAACTGGTGCTACGAACGAGTTTGTGGAAGAACAAAATCCTTCAGCAGTTTATTCAGGAGAACCTGACTTTCATAAGGAGGATGATCATTTAGAAATGGTTGGAGAGCCTGGATTGAGCGACGAAGATGATGAGTGCCATTCCTTGCTTAGTCAACTTGCCTTTTCAAAGCTAAGGCCATCACGCCAAAAGAGATTCTCATGGACAGATGAAGCTGATAG GCAATTGGTGATCCAATATGTAAGACATCGTTCTGCTCTTGGGGCAAAATTTCATCGTGTGGATTGGGCCTCTGTTCCTAACCTTCCAGCATCTCCTGGTGCTTGTGCAAGAAGAATGTCATCACTAAAAAGAAGTATTCAATTTAGAAAGGCTGTCATGAAACTCTGTAATATGCTTTGTGAACGATACGCAAAGCATCTGGAAAAAATCCAGAACATGTCAATGGACAACATTGATAGCGGGGTGCTTAGGCGCAGCTCATTCAAGGAAGGCCTtaagttgaatagttcaaatTCTGTTGAGCACACTGAAGATGCAGGTTTTGGGAAGGAACGATgggatgattttgatgacaaaGATATTGGGAGTGCCCTTGAGGGAGTCCTTCGGTTGAAGCAAATGGCCAAATTGGGGGCATCAGAAAATGTAGAATCAATCTATGAGGAGTGTTCAAAt AATCTTGAGGAATCTGGATTGGCTTCTCCAACCACTTTTAGTGATCAGAACCTTGGCATGGAACAACATAAAGATGCTGCTCGAAGAACGAAATATCATCATCGACATCGAAAGATTATCAAGCTCTtgaatgaaagaataaatgCAAGTAAAGAAGTATTTGAATCTTTGGCTGTTTCCAGTGCCATAGAACTATTTAAGATTGTCTTTTTGAGCACCTCAACAACCCCAGAACTGCAAAATTTGCTGGCGGAAACTTTAAGGCGCTATTCAGAGCATGATCTTTTTGCGGCTTTTAGCTATCtcagagagagaaaatttatg ATTGGGGGAAATGGCAATCCTTTTGTACTTTCTCAACTGTTCTTGCAGAGTCTTTCTAAATCCCCTTTCCCAATGAACACTGGAAAGAGAGCTGCTAAATTTTCTAGTTGGCTtcatgaaaaggaaaaagaccTTAAGGCAGGGGGCGTCAATCTTAATGCAGATTTACAATGTGGGGACATTTTCCATTTGCTTGCTTTAGTTTCTTCTGGTGAACTTTACATTTCTCCATGCCTGCCAGACGAAGGTGTTGGAGAGGCTGAAGATTTGAGATGCTTAAAGCGAAAAAATGAGGAGAAAGAGCTATATGTCACCGATAAGggtaagaaattaaaatcctTAATGGAAGGTGAACTTGTTTCTCGCCGGGAAAAGGGTTTTCCAGGTATTATGGTATCTGTATGTCGTGCAACAATTTCAGTGGCCAATGCTATAGAGATGTTCAAAGACGGGCAAAGTTGCACCGGTGAACTACATGGGAATTCTGAATTCAAAACTACTTTGGAGAAAAATGGTTGTAGTTCTTGTCAGTCTGACTATATGAAGGAAATCCTTGACTTTGGCCATGTTGTTCCCTTGGTCGGAAGTTCTAGCGAACCACCTTGGGATTCAATGACAGCCTATGCTGAGTATCTGTCTAGCAATGACCAAAAACAAGTTGGCCTATTCTGTCCTCAAGTCTTCAAGGCTGTTTATTCTGCCATTCAGAAGGCCGGGGACCAGGGGTTGAGCATCAAGGAAGTTTGCCATGTATCGGAAATGCCAG AAGAAAACATTGCTGAATTCATCATTGATGTGCTGCAAGCATTTGGACGAGCATTGAAG GTAAATGCTTATGACTCAATTCGCGTCATCGATGCATTGTACCGGTCTAAATACTTTCTGACCTCCATTGCTGGGTTCCCTCAAGATCCTAATTCACAGTCTCTGACAAGGCTTTTAAGTAGAACCTACAATAGCCATCTGGTCCAGCCAGAAAACCATGATATCAATGGAGCTAATTTACTggagaatagaaaaattaatgttgatgATGTGCACAAAGTTACTATTCTTAATCTTCCTGAAGATGTTAGTGAGCCTTTGGATGAAACTCAAACTGCCGATTTGCATGAAGTCTCTGTGCAAGATGATGCTTTTCCTAAAAGGAATGATGAGGGTGAAAGCTACACACACTCGTCAGCTGAAGTATGTAAACCAATATTGCCATGGATAAATGGAGATGGAACTGTCAACAGTTCTGTCTACAATGGACTTCGTCGTCGTGTTTTTGGTACCGTTGTGCAATATCCTGGGATATCAGAG gATGAGATTATTCGCCAGACAGATATAATAAACCCTCAG AGCTGCAAAAACTTGTTGGAACTGATGATTTTGGATGGACACCTTATCGTGAGGAAGATGCATCAAACCAGACACAGTGGACCTCCTGCCATTCTTGGGACCTTCTTTGGGAGCAGCTTTGGAAATTCGAAGATG AAGCTTCTATAA